One genomic segment of Hemibagrus wyckioides isolate EC202008001 linkage group LG08, SWU_Hwy_1.0, whole genome shotgun sequence includes these proteins:
- the sqstm1 gene encoding sequestosome-1, whose amino-acid sequence MSMTVKAYLLGKEDCHKEIRRFAVDEDVSTSFEYLSRKVVDVFSNLRNVAFQMYYRDEDEDMIAFSSDDELMMGLTMVKDSTFRIFIKEKKEHKRDFPHHVDQGFPFPPPPGPHHMGPPGHHTMGPPPPHHQPLIHLGVTCDGCEGQVAGTRFKCTVCPNYDLCSTCQAKGLHKEHALLPIFHPFSNMYEWLPRGKFWRKMRHCMWAGAQAQAQTQAQTQAQTQAENQAQPGPSGCQPSSQQANSQEREAQFGPTCAQANMEYLKNIGEGVAALLSPLGIDVDIDVEHEGEKAKVTPTPTVSSGPPSGRSDGSSGGLSKGADGGPSSVGSTSGGAKNVSLDQKDQSNDEEWTHLSSKEVDPSTGELQSLRMEVDGTNDNPSPLSHSSSLNQGPSGLREAALYPHLPQDADPRLVESLSQMLSMGFTDEGGWLTRLLHTKNYDIGAALDTIQYAKAPGQRK is encoded by the exons ATGTCGATGACAGTGAAGGCTTACCTCCTCGGAAAAGAGGACTGTCATAAGGAGATCCGCCGCTTCGCCGTCGATGAGGACGTCTCGACAAGTTTCGAGTACCTGAGCCGCAAGGTGGTGGATGTTTTCTCAAACCTCCGCAATGTCGCCTTCCAGATGTATTACAGAG ATGAGGACGAAGACATGATTGCCTTTTCGTCTGATGATGAGCTCATGATGGGACTGACTATGGTGAAGGACAGTACCTTCCGCATTTTCATCAAGG aaaaaaaggagCACAAGCGTGACTTCCCACATCATGTGGACCAAGGGTTCCCTTTCCCCCCTCCTCCAGGACCACATCACATGGGTCCTCCAGGACACCATACTATGGGtccacctcctcctcatcaccaaCCCCTGATTCACCTCGGTGTGACTTGTGATGGTTGTGAGGGACAAGTGGCTGGGACCCGCTTCAAGTGCACTGTGTGCCCCAATTATGACCTGTGCTCCACCTGCCAGGCCAAGGGCCTTCACAAGGAACATGctctcttgcccatttttcacCCCTTTTCCAATATGTATGAG TGGTTACCTCGTGGCAAATTCTGGCGCAAGATGAGGCACTGCATGTGGGCTGGGGCTCAGGCCCAGGCTCAGACCCAGGCTCAGACCCAGGCTCAGACCCAGGCTGAAAACCAGGCCCAGCCTGGGCCATCTGGTTGCCAGCCTAGCTCCCAGCAGGCTAACTCTCAGGAACGCGAAGCTCAATTTG GACCCACATGTGCCCAGGCCAATATGGAGTACCTGAAGAACATTGGAGAGGGTGTGGCTGCCTTGCTGAGCCCCCTAG GCATAGATGTGGACATTGACGTAGAGCACGAGGGCGAGAAGGCCAAAGTGACACCAACTCCTACCGTCTCAAGTGGACCTCCTAGTGGCCGGAGTGATGGTAGCTCTGGAGGCCTTTCCAAGGGGGCAGATGGAGGTCCAAGCAGTGTAGGGAGTACCAGTGGTGGGGCAAAG AATGTTTCGCTGGACCAGAAAGACCAAAGTAATGATGAGGAGTGGACCCATCTAAGCTCGAAGGAGGTGGACCCATCCACAGGTGAACTCCAGTCACTGAGGATGGAGGTGGATGGAACAAATGATAACCCTTCTCCTCTCAGCCACAGCTCCAGCTTAAACCAAGGACCCAGTGGTCTGCGTGAGGCTGCCCTCTATCCACATCTGCCTCAAG ACGCTGACCCTCGACTGGTGGAGTCTCTGTCCCAGATGCTGTCCATGGGCTTCACAGATGAAGGTGGTTGGCTGACCAGGCTGCTCCACACCAAGAATTACGATATTGGAGCTGCTCTGGACACCATCCAGTACGCCAAAGCCCCAGGTCAACGGAAGTGA